From a single Prochlorococcus sp. MIT 0603 genomic region:
- the leuS gene encoding leucine--tRNA ligase yields MTSKPAHNQSIESTPKAYRPNISEQYWQKVWEESSLYKTQDPKPNQKKFYALSMFPYPSGTLHMGHVRNYVITDVIARLHRMKGEAVLHPMGWDAFGLPAENAAIDRGIPADIWTYKNIEQMKKQLKRLGLSIDWERELKTCHEDYFKWTQYIFLQLLENGLAYQKSATVNWDPIDKTVLANEQVDSNGRSWRSGAIVEKRKLKQWFLKITDFAEELIVDLQKLNGWPQNVKAMQENWIGKSSGTEIDFKILTNSKKYTVKIFTTRPDTIYGANYLVLAPEHPLVNSIVCKKNRSELNDFRNIISKLSDQERTSTGKDKRGVDIGCKAINPINGELIPVWVADYVLETYATGAVMGVPGHDQRDYDFATKYSLPITYVVKSEKETDDNETRAYTGNGILINSGPFNNLISTKAKEKITQQGIDEGWAYKKVSYKLRDWLISRQRYWGCPIPIIHCDKCGIVPLPKDDLPLKLNHNNSNQKTICPRCNGQAKLETDTMDTFMCSSWYFLRYVDSKNTSRPFDRKKIDKWLPVDQYVGGIEHAILHLLYSRFILKALKISQGFNIKEPFKNLLTQGMVQGITFKNPSTQKYIASNLVKDHKNPTDPNTGEKLDVIYEKMSKSKYNGVDPSDVIDKYGADTARMFILFKAPPEKDLEWDESDVEGQYRFINRIWRLFAEIEDISDFKLKYIDPSLKVDKLNDSDRKLRKIINKTIKEVTIDLDLNSQFNTAISELMILCNSIYENKDKVNHLILNQSLTTLSILLAPFAPHLSEELWAKLNCEGSIHESSWPTHDESALIEDSYNLIIQINGKVRGFVSANTNDDDDILKEKAVKSDVGKKWIKDNTPKRIIVVKGKLINIVI; encoded by the coding sequence GTGACATCTAAGCCAGCACACAATCAATCTATAGAAAGCACACCAAAAGCTTATAGGCCAAACATATCAGAACAGTATTGGCAAAAAGTTTGGGAAGAGTCAAGTCTATACAAGACACAAGACCCCAAACCAAACCAAAAAAAGTTTTACGCACTCTCAATGTTTCCCTATCCATCTGGAACATTACATATGGGGCATGTCCGAAATTATGTAATTACTGATGTAATAGCAAGACTTCATAGAATGAAAGGAGAAGCTGTCTTGCACCCAATGGGCTGGGATGCATTCGGCTTACCTGCTGAGAATGCAGCGATAGACAGAGGAATTCCTGCTGATATATGGACATACAAAAATATCGAGCAAATGAAGAAACAACTCAAGCGATTGGGACTTTCAATTGATTGGGAAAGGGAATTAAAAACTTGCCATGAAGACTATTTTAAATGGACACAATATATATTCTTACAGTTACTAGAGAATGGCCTCGCTTATCAAAAATCAGCAACTGTAAATTGGGATCCTATAGACAAAACTGTTCTTGCTAATGAACAGGTTGATTCAAATGGTAGATCATGGAGATCTGGAGCAATTGTAGAAAAAAGAAAGTTAAAACAATGGTTTCTTAAAATTACAGATTTCGCTGAGGAGTTAATAGTAGACCTGCAAAAGCTAAATGGCTGGCCTCAAAATGTTAAAGCTATGCAAGAAAATTGGATAGGGAAATCTTCTGGAACAGAGATAGACTTTAAAATATTAACTAACTCTAAAAAATATACTGTAAAAATATTTACTACTCGCCCAGACACTATTTATGGAGCAAATTATCTAGTACTTGCTCCAGAACATCCATTAGTTAATTCAATTGTTTGCAAAAAAAATAGGTCAGAACTGAATGACTTTAGAAATATAATATCAAAGTTAAGTGATCAAGAACGAACATCTACAGGAAAGGATAAAAGGGGAGTAGATATAGGATGTAAAGCTATTAATCCAATTAATGGTGAGTTAATTCCAGTATGGGTTGCAGACTATGTACTTGAAACATATGCAACAGGTGCTGTAATGGGGGTGCCAGGTCATGATCAACGCGATTATGATTTTGCCACTAAGTATTCTCTACCAATTACTTATGTTGTTAAAAGTGAGAAAGAAACAGATGATAATGAAACCAGAGCATATACAGGTAATGGGATACTTATAAATTCTGGTCCATTTAATAATTTAATCTCAACAAAAGCGAAAGAAAAAATTACACAACAAGGAATAGATGAAGGATGGGCATATAAAAAAGTTAGCTATAAGCTAAGAGACTGGTTGATTTCACGGCAGCGTTACTGGGGTTGTCCTATACCTATAATTCATTGTGATAAATGCGGTATTGTCCCTTTACCAAAAGACGATTTACCTCTTAAGTTGAATCATAATAATTCTAATCAGAAAACCATTTGCCCCAGATGTAATGGGCAAGCAAAATTAGAGACTGACACTATGGATACATTTATGTGTTCATCTTGGTATTTTTTAAGATATGTAGATTCTAAAAATACTTCAAGACCGTTCGATCGAAAGAAAATTGACAAATGGCTACCTGTTGATCAATATGTTGGTGGAATTGAGCATGCTATTCTACATTTATTATATTCAAGATTTATATTAAAAGCACTAAAAATAAGTCAAGGGTTTAATATCAAAGAACCATTTAAGAATCTCTTAACACAAGGTATGGTTCAGGGTATTACATTTAAAAATCCATCTACTCAAAAATATATAGCTTCTAATCTAGTAAAGGATCATAAAAATCCTACAGATCCAAATACTGGTGAAAAATTAGATGTTATATATGAAAAAATGTCAAAATCCAAATACAATGGTGTAGATCCATCAGATGTAATAGATAAATATGGAGCGGATACAGCGAGAATGTTTATTCTTTTCAAGGCTCCACCAGAAAAAGATCTTGAATGGGATGAATCAGATGTAGAAGGACAATATCGATTTATAAATAGAATTTGGAGGCTCTTTGCAGAGATAGAAGATATTTCTGATTTTAAATTAAAATATATAGATCCATCGTTAAAAGTAGATAAGCTAAATGATTCCGATAGAAAATTAAGGAAAATTATAAATAAAACTATTAAGGAAGTAACCATAGATCTAGATTTAAATTCACAATTCAATACTGCAATATCAGAGTTAATGATTCTTTGTAATTCCATCTACGAAAATAAAGATAAAGTAAATCATTTAATACTTAACCAATCATTAACTACATTATCTATTTTATTAGCACCATTTGCCCCTCATTTATCCGAAGAGCTATGGGCAAAATTGAATTGCGAAGGAAGTATTCATGAAAGCTCATGGCCAACTCATGATGAATCAGCATTAATTGAAGATAGTTATAACCTTATAATTCAAATAAATGGCAAAGTGAGAGGGTTTGTTTCTGCTAATACAAATGATGATGATGATATTTTAAAAGAGAAAGCAGTCAAAAGTGACGTTGGTAAGAAATGGATAAAAGATAATACTCCTAAAAGAATTATAGTAGTAAAAGGTAAATTAATAAATATAGTTATCTAG
- the dapF gene encoding diaminopimelate epimerase → MKIVNFFKYEGLGNDFIIIDALENSTNLKLFSNDQNLVRRICDRRFGIGADGLILLLPPDRNGIAKMEIFNSDGSIAEMCGNGIRCLVNFIHSHTEIKIEQNIIIETRAGDIISSLKIDNMVSVNMGIPFFEPSRIPTTIKSTKGSVPHQTISIESKDIDIYAVGMGNPHMVIFFDTLDNLPFKRLGTLLENHPNFPQKTNVHFAQVINPTKIKMKTWERGCGATLACGTGACGTLAVSSKLGLSESKAELMLPGGSLFINWPDSTKSIYMTGPALQVYEGKITL, encoded by the coding sequence ATGAAAATAGTGAATTTTTTCAAATATGAAGGTTTAGGTAATGATTTCATCATAATTGATGCTTTAGAAAATTCAACAAATCTAAAACTATTTTCCAATGATCAGAACTTGGTTAGAAGAATTTGTGATAGACGCTTTGGAATTGGAGCAGATGGATTAATTCTTTTATTGCCACCAGATAGAAACGGTATAGCCAAGATGGAAATATTTAATTCAGATGGATCAATAGCTGAGATGTGTGGGAATGGTATTAGATGTCTAGTTAACTTTATTCATTCACATACAGAAATTAAAATAGAACAGAATATCATTATAGAAACTAGAGCTGGTGACATTATATCTAGCCTTAAAATAGATAATATGGTTTCAGTAAATATGGGGATTCCTTTCTTTGAACCTTCTAGAATACCGACTACAATAAAATCAACCAAAGGTAGTGTACCTCATCAAACAATATCAATAGAAAGCAAAGATATTGATATATATGCAGTTGGAATGGGTAATCCTCATATGGTTATATTTTTTGATACTTTAGATAATTTACCTTTTAAGAGATTAGGTACTTTATTAGAAAATCATCCAAATTTCCCTCAGAAGACTAATGTTCACTTTGCTCAAGTTATTAATCCTACAAAAATTAAAATGAAAACTTGGGAGAGGGGCTGTGGAGCTACCCTGGCATGCGGAACAGGAGCATGTGGAACTCTTGCTGTTTCTTCTAAATTAGGCTTATCAGAATCAAAAGCTGAGTTAATGCTGCCAGGTGGAAGCCTTTTTATTAATTGGCCTGATAGCACTAAATCTATCTATATGACAGGGCCAGCATTACAAGTATATGAAGGCAAAATAACTTTATAA
- a CDS encoding cysteine desulfurase family protein — protein sequence MFYSDNLIYLDASATTPPHPDVIQEIYNVQKELWGNPSSLHSVGIKALDLLERSRLSIAKKFNVKSDQVIFTSGATESIHLALKGIAPNINPGRIVISSVEHPSVIAAAESLSKYGWIIDYWPVDSFGSIDLSLTDKFLSAPTKMISLIWGQNEVGTLMPIPLIAKECKKRKIYFHTDATQIISQGTFDFKSLGVNSFSASAHKFRGPKGIGFLIIDNEYLEQLIPIQGGGLQENGYRSGTPSVALAHGMAIALELVNVQSTISNNKLIFNDTNTTLLTKKLYESLLKIEHLDFIGDKLNRLPNHISFIVKSKTNQPISARRLVRELSEKGIFVSSGSACSSNSIPKNNVLKSMGIDPKLYGSSIRISLGNWIENLDTNSLRLTISSTIEHISNQS from the coding sequence ATGTTTTATTCAGACAATTTAATTTATTTAGATGCCTCTGCAACTACACCACCTCATCCTGATGTAATACAAGAAATTTATAATGTTCAGAAAGAACTTTGGGGTAATCCATCTAGCTTGCATTCTGTTGGTATTAAAGCTTTGGATTTATTAGAGAGGAGTCGTCTTTCAATAGCAAAAAAGTTTAATGTTAAATCTGACCAAGTTATTTTCACCTCAGGAGCAACTGAATCAATTCATTTAGCATTAAAAGGCATTGCACCTAATATTAATCCAGGAAGAATTGTTATAAGTTCTGTTGAGCACCCATCAGTAATAGCAGCAGCAGAATCTCTATCAAAGTATGGATGGATAATTGACTATTGGCCTGTAGATTCCTTTGGGTCAATTGATTTAAGTCTAACTGACAAATTTCTTTCTGCTCCTACTAAGATGATTTCCCTTATATGGGGTCAGAATGAAGTTGGAACATTGATGCCAATACCTTTAATTGCAAAAGAATGCAAAAAACGAAAGATTTATTTTCATACAGATGCAACACAAATTATTTCTCAAGGCACCTTTGATTTTAAGAGTCTTGGTGTAAATTCTTTTTCAGCTTCTGCTCATAAGTTTAGAGGACCTAAAGGTATTGGTTTTCTTATTATAGATAATGAATATTTAGAACAATTAATCCCTATTCAAGGTGGAGGCTTACAGGAAAATGGATATAGATCAGGAACTCCATCAGTAGCATTGGCTCATGGTATGGCAATTGCTTTAGAATTAGTTAACGTTCAATCAACAATTTCCAATAATAAGTTGATATTTAATGATACTAATACAACTCTGCTTACGAAGAAGCTCTATGAAAGTTTATTAAAAATTGAGCACTTAGACTTTATTGGTGACAAATTAAATAGACTTCCTAATCATATTTCATTTATAGTTAAGAGTAAAACAAATCAGCCAATATCAGCTAGAAGACTAGTTAGAGAACTATCAGAAAAAGGTATTTTTGTCAGCTCAGGTAGTGCTTGCTCTTCAAATTCTATCCCTAAGAATAATGTTTTAAAATCTATGGGAATAGATCCAAAATTATATGGATCAAGCATTAGGATCTCACTAGGTAATTGGATAGAAAATCTTGATACAAATTCCTTAAGGCTTACAATTTCATCTACAATCGAGCACATATCTAACCAATCTTAA
- a CDS encoding DUF1995 family protein, with translation MSKYKDNLLLPRDLNQCESALSESIKASIRSNKYSRISVNLSFQGLRLTPLVVRLYYNLLKEDINIILAFSDIGSSALAKRDYPELINSIFTFKELLLPINTNMTNKIIIAVSPQPFEYEQFESLCTDTKLTIIMLNGRLEETAIGVGYVGRERRIGFIRSWHIAFWIEPFRLGAIYKQYNSEWNVFKYTKLGYIFCESFSQKPDNDLITNCLT, from the coding sequence ATGAGTAAATACAAGGATAATTTGTTATTACCTAGGGATCTTAACCAATGCGAGTCTGCTTTGAGCGAATCAATTAAAGCTTCTATAAGATCTAATAAATATTCTAGGATTTCGGTAAATCTAAGCTTTCAAGGATTACGATTGACACCATTAGTAGTAAGATTATATTATAATTTACTTAAGGAAGACATTAACATCATTTTAGCCTTCTCTGATATAGGAAGTTCTGCATTGGCTAAAAGAGATTATCCGGAATTGATAAATTCTATATTTACATTTAAAGAGTTATTGCTTCCTATCAATACTAATATGACAAATAAAATTATTATAGCAGTATCACCACAACCGTTTGAATATGAGCAATTTGAATCGTTATGTACTGATACTAAGTTGACTATTATAATGCTAAATGGACGCTTGGAGGAGACAGCAATTGGCGTAGGATATGTTGGCCGAGAAAGAAGGATTGGATTTATTAGATCATGGCATATAGCATTTTGGATAGAACCATTTAGACTTGGGGCTATTTACAAACAATATAATAGCGAATGGAATGTCTTTAAATATACTAAACTAGGCTATATCTTTTGTGAATCCTTTTCACAAAAGCCAGATAATGATTTGATTACCAACTGTTTGACTTAA
- a CDS encoding D-alanyl-D-alanine carboxypeptidase — MIIKGKYKLLISAIFALIFSSYLLPNLRPAFHKLSTSYGFIRNRLVKKEFKMNICLNLTNKITKIIDLNYLTTSITILDPDDSIIVDINGNELRIPASNQKIFTTAFSLAKLGPRHSLTTTLYKNRDGFYELIGSGDPDLNLNDITTITSKISENPFFSHTRPYLVIYEEPEKSWWPESWSLTDRQEDYGAPISRLAISSNATDYAINDPLTKFVSSTNSLLVDNNIFIDIITKDYIKFNNNNNNNRKILYTKNSAPLYMLLNLANSESHNFTSEVLLRNTSNSWYPSISSDRLYNWLINIGVDKDHVNIFDGSGLSRRNRATTRSITYVLSYMQKHKYSNYFISSMSLLGYRGTLKDYYKTSLINSKFLGKSGTLNGVRSLSGYLYTPNGIRIVSIIQNDQNYNESLFSDILSEVYKEQNCL, encoded by the coding sequence ATGATTATCAAAGGAAAATATAAATTACTTATAAGTGCTATTTTTGCTTTAATTTTCTCAAGCTACTTACTACCTAACCTACGTCCAGCTTTTCATAAACTTAGTACTTCTTATGGTTTTATTAGAAATAGACTTGTAAAAAAAGAATTTAAGATGAATATATGCCTCAATCTAACTAATAAAATTACTAAGATTATTGATTTAAATTACTTAACTACAAGCATTACCATATTAGATCCAGACGACTCTATAATTGTTGATATCAATGGCAATGAATTACGTATACCTGCTTCTAATCAAAAGATTTTTACCACAGCATTCTCATTAGCAAAACTTGGACCAAGGCACTCATTAACTACAACTTTATACAAGAATAGAGATGGGTTTTATGAACTAATAGGAAGTGGAGACCCAGATTTAAACTTAAATGATATAACTACCATCACATCTAAAATTTCTGAAAATCCATTCTTTTCACATACAAGGCCTTATTTGGTTATTTATGAGGAACCAGAAAAATCATGGTGGCCAGAAAGTTGGTCTTTAACAGATAGGCAGGAAGATTATGGAGCTCCTATCTCACGTTTAGCTATATCAAGCAATGCAACTGATTATGCCATAAATGATCCTTTGACAAAATTTGTTAGTTCTACAAATAGTTTACTTGTAGATAACAATATTTTTATTGATATAATTACTAAGGATTATATTAAATTTAATAATAATAATAATAATAATAGAAAAATTCTATACACAAAAAATTCCGCACCACTTTATATGTTGCTAAATTTGGCTAATTCAGAGAGCCATAATTTCACAAGCGAGGTTTTACTTAGGAATACATCTAATTCATGGTATCCTTCAATATCATCCGATAGATTATATAATTGGTTAATTAATATTGGAGTTGATAAAGACCATGTAAATATCTTTGATGGTAGTGGTCTATCTCGTCGAAACAGAGCAACAACTAGATCAATAACTTATGTTCTTTCTTATATGCAGAAACATAAATATAGTAATTACTTTATTTCATCTATGTCTCTACTTGGTTATAGAGGTACCCTTAAGGATTATTATAAAACATCACTTATAAATTCCAAGTTCCTAGGAAAGTCAGGAACTCTAAATGGAGTCAGGTCTTTATCTGGTTACCTTTATACACCTAATGGTATACGAATAGTTAGCATAATTCAGAATGATCAAAATTATAATGAGTCACTTTTTTCTGATATTCTTTCTGAGGTTTATAAGGAGCAAAATTGTTTATAG
- the coaD gene encoding pantetheine-phosphate adenylyltransferase, giving the protein MQILYPGSFDPLTFGHLDLVHRASQLCDKVIIAVLENPNKQSTFTINRRIEHIKHATKELKSIEVIAYKGLTVDCARKNNVDLILRGLRAMSDFEYELQISHTNRSLDRSIETIFLATEAHHSFLSSSVVKEVALFGGRVDHMVPEIIAKDLYNIVKNKKSL; this is encoded by the coding sequence ATGCAAATTCTCTATCCTGGTAGTTTCGATCCTCTAACATTTGGACATCTTGACCTTGTCCATAGAGCATCCCAGCTTTGCGACAAAGTAATTATCGCTGTTCTTGAGAATCCTAATAAACAATCGACTTTCACTATTAATAGGCGCATAGAACACATTAAACATGCAACAAAAGAGCTCAAGTCTATAGAAGTAATTGCTTACAAAGGATTAACTGTTGATTGTGCTAGAAAAAATAATGTTGATTTAATTCTTAGAGGCCTAAGAGCAATGAGTGATTTTGAATATGAATTACAGATATCACATACTAATAGATCCTTAGATAGATCAATTGAAACAATATTTCTTGCTACTGAAGCACATCACAGTTTTTTAAGTAGCTCTGTTGTTAAAGAAGTAGCCTTATTTGGAGGAAGGGTTGATCATATGGTTCCAGAAATAATTGCAAAAGATTTATATAATATAGTGAAAAACAAAAAAAGCCTATAA
- a CDS encoding flavin reductase family protein, with the protein MPLDLDAKKVLLRKIPHGLFICTVREGDEINGFTASWVTQGSFTPPLVVMAVRSEGSSHGIIKRTNNFCLNFLRSDQKDLAAVFFKPQQGLGGRFESTSYTLGEVGLPILTDAIGGVECKVIGAIEHGDHTVFAGEVISAVLHKDSDSLNLASTGWTYGG; encoded by the coding sequence ATGCCACTCGATTTAGATGCAAAGAAGGTTCTCCTTAGAAAGATACCTCACGGACTCTTCATTTGTACTGTCCGTGAAGGGGACGAAATTAATGGTTTTACAGCTAGCTGGGTAACGCAAGGCTCCTTTACACCGCCTCTTGTCGTAATGGCAGTTCGATCTGAAGGCTCAAGTCATGGAATTATTAAAAGGACAAATAATTTCTGTCTTAATTTCCTTCGATCAGATCAAAAAGACCTTGCAGCTGTGTTTTTTAAACCTCAGCAAGGCTTAGGGGGGCGGTTTGAGTCAACTTCCTATACGTTAGGGGAAGTAGGTCTACCTATACTTACTGATGCTATAGGAGGCGTGGAATGTAAGGTCATAGGTGCTATTGAACATGGTGACCATACAGTTTTTGCAGGAGAAGTAATATCTGCTGTACTGCACAAGGATTCAGACTCTCTAAATTTAGCTTCTACTGGATGGACCTACGGGGGGTGA
- the uvrC gene encoding excinuclease ABC subunit UvrC translates to MTSKLDNLSLINNQVRLKRILGSIPSLPGCYLMKDNNDRFLYIGKSKNLRARVRSYFKDNNSLSARISLMVRQVYDIEFIVTDTETESLTLESNLIKQNQPYFNILLKDDKKYPYLCITWSELYPRIFITRRRRNRNIKDKYFGPYVDVNNLRNMLYIVKKILPVRQRLRPLYKDKTCLNYSIGICPGVCQELITSEDYRKTIKKVEMIFQGRTKELKDILLEKMYKHSELLEYEKSLFIKKQIEAINKITESQKMIDPDSLVNRDVIALYGNDSINCIQLFQIRSGKIIGRIAYTLDSHNYTPDVIIENVIIEHYSQLSSIEVPSEIIIEYQVKEPEVIEQWLTEIRKRQVKLFCPIRSSKKKLVELVKKNAQLELNKICQGKEKTISSLENLAELLDLPFPPKRIEGYDISHLQGSNAVGSQVVFIDGIPAKHHYRKYTIKDTEIKIGHSDDYKAIYEVITRRFRKWSLYKSQGIDINLLRDKKSSVFNPLIAQDFPDLIMIDGGKGQLNSALKALRELQLDSDINICSLAKKNEEVFLPGINHSLDCDQEDTGLYLLRRLRDEAHRFALAFHRNKRSNDLKRSDLSDIEGIGPKRIKTLLSHFNSVQAIRMARKEQIALVPGVGKELAYNIWRYFNK, encoded by the coding sequence TTGACATCTAAATTAGATAATTTATCACTTATAAATAATCAAGTAAGACTAAAAAGAATATTAGGAAGTATTCCTTCTTTGCCAGGATGCTATTTAATGAAGGATAATAATGACAGGTTTTTATATATTGGAAAGTCTAAGAATTTAAGAGCTAGGGTTAGATCATATTTTAAAGATAATAACTCACTCTCAGCAAGAATTTCTTTAATGGTAAGGCAAGTCTATGACATCGAATTTATAGTTACTGATACAGAGACCGAATCTCTTACTTTAGAATCTAATCTAATTAAGCAGAACCAGCCATATTTCAATATATTGTTAAAGGATGATAAAAAATATCCATACTTATGCATTACTTGGAGCGAATTATATCCTAGGATATTTATCACTAGAAGAAGAAGAAATAGAAATATAAAAGACAAGTATTTTGGACCTTATGTAGATGTTAACAACTTGCGAAATATGTTATATATAGTCAAGAAGATCTTACCAGTAAGACAGAGATTAAGACCTTTATATAAAGATAAAACTTGTCTCAACTATTCTATAGGCATATGCCCTGGAGTCTGTCAGGAATTGATAACTTCCGAGGACTATCGGAAAACAATTAAAAAAGTAGAAATGATTTTTCAAGGTAGAACTAAAGAGCTTAAAGATATACTTTTAGAGAAAATGTATAAACACTCTGAGTTGTTAGAATACGAGAAATCCCTATTTATTAAAAAACAGATAGAAGCTATAAACAAAATAACTGAGTCTCAGAAAATGATTGATCCAGATTCATTAGTTAATAGGGATGTAATAGCACTATATGGCAATGATTCAATTAATTGCATTCAGTTATTTCAAATTAGATCAGGTAAGATTATAGGGAGAATTGCATATACCTTAGATTCTCATAATTATACACCTGATGTTATTATAGAAAATGTAATAATAGAACATTATTCTCAGTTATCTTCAATAGAAGTACCTTCTGAGATTATTATAGAATATCAAGTTAAAGAACCCGAAGTTATAGAACAATGGTTAACTGAAATAAGAAAAAGACAAGTTAAATTATTTTGTCCTATTAGAAGCTCTAAGAAGAAATTAGTTGAATTAGTAAAAAAGAATGCACAGCTTGAGCTAAATAAAATATGCCAAGGCAAAGAGAAAACCATCTCTTCCTTAGAAAATTTGGCAGAATTATTGGATCTTCCTTTCCCTCCTAAAAGGATTGAGGGTTATGATATAAGTCATCTACAAGGAAGTAATGCTGTTGGATCTCAAGTTGTTTTTATAGATGGAATACCAGCTAAACATCATTATAGAAAATATACCATTAAAGATACAGAAATAAAGATAGGTCATAGTGATGACTATAAAGCAATTTATGAAGTAATAACAAGACGTTTTAGAAAATGGTCCTTATACAAATCTCAAGGTATAGATATTAATTTACTTCGAGATAAGAAGTCATCTGTTTTTAATCCCTTGATTGCTCAGGATTTCCCTGATCTTATTATGATAGATGGAGGGAAAGGGCAGCTTAATTCAGCCTTAAAAGCTTTAAGAGAATTACAATTAGATTCTGATATAAACATTTGTTCTTTAGCTAAAAAAAATGAAGAAGTTTTTCTACCAGGTATTAATCATTCTCTAGATTGTGATCAGGAAGATACTGGTTTATACTTGTTGAGAAGGCTAAGAGACGAAGCTCATAGGTTTGCACTGGCTTTTCACAGAAATAAAAGATCTAACGATTTAAAAAGGTCTGATCTAAGTGATATAGAAGGAATTGGTCCGAAAAGAATCAAAACTCTTTTATCTCATTTTAATTCAGTTCAGGCAATACGAATGGCTAGAAAAGAGCAGATAGCATTGGTACCAGGTGTAGGAAAAGAATTGGCATATAATATATGGAGATATTTCAATAAGTAA
- the hemJ gene encoding protoporphyrinogen oxidase HemJ — MNLPPEAYLWFKSLHIIGVVVWFAGLFYLVRLFIYHVETNEYDNKIKDAFDNQYSLMERRLANIITTPGMVLTISMAIGLLVLQPSFLYERWLQIKLIFVSFLLIYHIYCYRIMNSLSNNQCKMTGRQLRILNELPTIFLVIVVLLVVFKNSFPTNAATWFVFSLVLFMAVSIQLYARYRRLRSQE; from the coding sequence ATGAATTTACCACCAGAGGCATATTTATGGTTTAAGTCACTCCACATCATAGGTGTGGTTGTCTGGTTTGCAGGACTCTTTTATCTTGTAAGGCTTTTTATTTATCATGTAGAAACTAATGAATATGATAATAAGATAAAGGATGCCTTTGATAATCAATATTCTTTAATGGAAAGACGGTTGGCAAATATTATTACTACACCAGGTATGGTATTGACAATATCAATGGCGATAGGTTTATTAGTATTACAGCCTTCATTCTTATATGAAAGGTGGTTGCAAATCAAGTTGATATTTGTCTCCTTTTTACTTATTTATCATATTTATTGTTACAGAATTATGAATTCTTTATCTAATAATCAGTGTAAAATGACTGGAAGACAATTAAGAATATTAAATGAATTGCCTACTATATTTTTAGTTATCGTCGTTTTACTTGTAGTCTTTAAAAATAGCTTTCCCACCAATGCTGCAACTTGGTTTGTATTTAGCCTTGTCTTATTTATGGCTGTATCTATACAACTATATGCCAGATACCGTAGATTAAGAAGCCAAGAATAA
- a CDS encoding PHP domain-containing protein, giving the protein MIKENILIKDVLSKVDIDSCPEKINLHTHTLCSDGSLNPIDLLKQANQLGLEHLAITDHHTLHAHHIINTWLHDAHIESISTRLWTGIEISALLNGCLVHIIGLDIDINSKFIEPYTKGEAVTGSDLLAVNVIKAIKKSNGISILAHPARYRKDYKLMIEQANLLNIDAIEVWYDYDFLPIWMPSVHICKLINKIVDSTRLLKSCGTDSHGYSLLGR; this is encoded by the coding sequence ATGATAAAAGAAAATATTTTAATTAAAGATGTACTTTCTAAAGTAGATATAGATAGTTGCCCTGAAAAAATAAATCTACATACTCACACTTTATGTAGTGATGGTAGTCTTAACCCAATTGATTTATTAAAACAGGCTAATCAATTAGGCCTAGAACACTTAGCTATTACAGATCACCACACATTACATGCTCACCACATAATAAATACTTGGTTGCACGATGCTCATATCGAATCTATTTCGACAAGACTTTGGACTGGAATAGAGATAAGTGCACTTCTGAATGGATGCCTAGTTCACATAATTGGATTGGATATTGATATTAATTCGAAATTTATTGAACCATATACTAAAGGAGAGGCAGTAACTGGTTCAGATCTTTTAGCCGTTAATGTTATTAAAGCCATCAAAAAATCAAATGGAATAAGCATTTTGGCTCATCCTGCTAGATATAGAAAAGATTATAAATTAATGATAGAGCAAGCTAATCTTTTAAATATAGATGCCATTGAGGTTTGGTATGATTATGATTTTCTACCAATATGGATGCCTTCAGTACATATTTGTAAATTAATCAATAAGATTGTAGACTCCACAAGATTATTAAAGTCTTGTGGAACTGATAGTCATGGCTATTCCTTGTTGGGAAGATAA